A window of the Dickeya dianthicola NCPPB 453 genome harbors these coding sequences:
- a CDS encoding sulfotransferase family 2 domain-containing protein produces MPRIVFHHIDKCAGTSLLKYLQNFFPSDECIYLEEHADWMSAGDIELDPNQLARARFIHEPFGSRIWPDHISNAATLCFLRNPLDRLVSNWWMVHRWTDEEAANFPDGRLIRDLARNNPALFFSSHHPQCQYLNWNRISRHLACAPHEFREAWQTDSLDSKDFRALIRQRAEKTLRSLSFIGFQEDFERSLSALQLWLALPPDQPQPLNIHVSKQQKPSLSEEAMAAASQLIDLDQEIVAIARELYDEQMARFQATYGVDFASAAENNYRNALIRPAGWTVVDMSQPLNGTGWHCRERNEHKFSCWIGPTPTATIDIPFRKDRDLLVRFRVTNILSVRQVDELTLKIDDYAATLHRWSESTFVVVFDALIPQQELNHANGILHLTIDCAETITMTTPDDGRQLGLEICEIEVGPSDAFILQSPGTPAISLGLRGIASSRNN; encoded by the coding sequence ATGCCTCGTATTGTTTTTCATCATATTGATAAGTGCGCAGGCACATCACTGCTAAAATATTTGCAAAATTTTTTTCCGTCCGATGAGTGTATTTATTTAGAAGAACACGCCGATTGGATGAGCGCCGGTGATATTGAGCTTGACCCAAATCAGCTGGCACGAGCGCGTTTTATTCATGAGCCATTCGGTAGCCGGATTTGGCCAGATCACATATCGAATGCCGCGACGTTGTGCTTTCTACGAAATCCGCTGGACAGGCTGGTCTCTAACTGGTGGATGGTGCATCGCTGGACAGACGAAGAAGCAGCCAATTTTCCTGATGGCAGACTGATCCGTGATTTGGCCCGCAATAATCCGGCGTTATTCTTTTCTTCCCACCATCCGCAATGCCAATACCTTAATTGGAACCGGATCAGCCGCCATCTGGCATGCGCGCCCCACGAATTCCGGGAAGCCTGGCAAACGGATTCTCTCGATAGTAAGGATTTTCGCGCGTTAATCCGGCAACGGGCGGAGAAAACGCTGCGCTCACTGTCTTTTATCGGCTTCCAGGAGGATTTTGAGCGTTCGCTATCCGCGCTGCAATTATGGCTGGCTCTTCCTCCCGACCAGCCGCAGCCGCTCAATATCCACGTCAGTAAACAGCAAAAGCCGAGCTTAAGCGAAGAGGCGATGGCAGCTGCCAGTCAGCTGATTGATCTCGACCAGGAAATCGTTGCTATTGCCCGTGAACTCTACGATGAACAAATGGCGCGTTTCCAGGCGACCTATGGCGTGGATTTTGCCAGCGCGGCTGAAAATAACTACCGCAACGCCTTGATTCGCCCGGCTGGCTGGACCGTTGTGGACATGTCACAACCATTAAACGGCACAGGGTGGCACTGCCGTGAGCGCAATGAACACAAATTCAGCTGCTGGATTGGCCCGACGCCGACGGCAACCATCGATATTCCATTCCGTAAAGACCGGGATCTTCTGGTGAGATTCAGGGTCACGAACATACTGTCTGTCCGCCAGGTCGACGAACTCACATTGAAGATCGATGACTACGCCGCGACCCTACATCGATGGTCAGAAAGCACGTTCGTTGTGGTTTTTGATGCGCTCATACCGCAGCAAGAACTCAACCACGCTAACGGCATTCTGCACCTGACGATTGACTGTGCCGAAACGATTACCATGACCACGCCAGACGATGGTCGTCAGCTCGGCCTTGAGATCTGTGAGATTGAAGTCGGTCCATCGGATGCCTTCATACTCCAGTCACCGGGTACGCCTGCTATCTCGCTCGGTCTGCGAGGAATCGCTTCCAGCAGGAATAATTGA
- a CDS encoding acyltransferase family protein, with product MWGVALFFLISGWVVPPMLSRYSRKQFLINRFFRIFPMLIAAVIVAAAIQYQFGDHLSLSIGNVLSTMMLTNQFTGYPLTLGVVWTLMIEFKFYLLITFLGRINCAKILCASAVILTLLFLQIGLVRNGAYSTSPQTMKVVNSIIHDFGFMLFMLCGSALWIIINHSERRLVGAVTLLLTLIVYNIYRYLCINKMGIHLSQDINFSTQLIVSLIFGLCLLVQKYFPYENVVTRTVCVLSNVTYSLYLLHVSLGFFLLSRLRHVIDNQYLLLAVVTIFVTLISSVTYRFIEAPGNSIGKKLQLRLKID from the coding sequence ATTTGGGGCGTTGCATTATTTTTCCTGATTAGTGGATGGGTTGTCCCCCCGATGTTATCCAGATATTCGCGCAAGCAGTTTTTGATCAATCGATTCTTTCGTATTTTCCCAATGCTTATCGCTGCGGTTATCGTCGCCGCAGCCATTCAATATCAATTTGGTGATCATCTTTCGCTTAGTATTGGCAATGTTCTCTCAACAATGATGTTAACCAATCAGTTTACAGGTTATCCTCTGACATTGGGAGTTGTCTGGACCTTAATGATCGAGTTCAAATTCTACCTATTAATCACATTTTTGGGGCGTATTAACTGTGCAAAAATATTATGTGCCTCTGCAGTGATATTAACACTATTATTCTTGCAGATTGGACTGGTAAGAAATGGAGCATACTCCACTTCACCGCAAACGATGAAGGTAGTGAACTCAATAATTCATGATTTTGGTTTTATGCTTTTTATGTTATGTGGTTCGGCATTATGGATAATAATCAATCATTCAGAAAGGCGTCTGGTGGGTGCAGTAACACTACTGTTAACTCTCATCGTTTATAATATCTATCGGTATTTATGCATTAATAAAATGGGAATTCATCTTTCTCAAGACATTAATTTTTCGACGCAATTAATTGTTTCTTTAATATTTGGATTATGTCTTCTCGTTCAAAAATATTTTCCCTATGAGAACGTTGTAACCCGTACAGTGTGTGTATTGTCTAACGTTACCTATTCGCTCTACTTGCTGCATGTAAGCCTAGGTTTCTTTTTATTATCAAGACTAAGACATGTAATCGACAACCAATATTTATTATTGGCAGTAGTGACGATTTTTGTCACTTTAATTTCATCGGTAACATATCGATTTATTGAAGCACCGGGAAATTCAATCGGAAAAAAATTACAGCTACGTCTGAAAATTGATTAA